The Desulfuromonas versatilis genome has a segment encoding these proteins:
- the pilM gene encoding type IV pilus biogenesis protein PilM, with protein sequence MIRRTYLGLDIRPESLYAVALLRQGTGASLSGGRMIGLDRGILELSVREPNIADRARFIQAVREVLDPLAGKEDRIALALPDQIGRVLLTEVETAFKSRDEGVEVVKWQLKNSLPTEARNVQLDYQVLERTENGRYRLMVSLMVKSVLQQYEEALAEAGYNAALIDFHSVNLYNYYRSRLESGEDFILVGVEGNSFSLQYYHGRLPVFHRTKRIALEPGKVFQEVNLSCAGFRDSQPGFVRAPVYLHTDWPEREPLLEALRSAFERDVVLLDPRLDRMAKTPLNLAAGRDMEIVAAVGVTERLL encoded by the coding sequence GTGATCCGTCGAACCTATCTCGGCCTTGATATCCGCCCCGAATCGCTCTACGCCGTCGCCCTGCTGCGCCAGGGGACCGGCGCCTCGCTGTCGGGTGGCCGGATGATAGGCCTCGACCGGGGGATCCTGGAGCTGTCGGTGCGCGAGCCCAACATTGCCGACCGGGCCCGCTTTATCCAGGCGGTGCGCGAGGTGCTCGACCCGTTGGCCGGCAAGGAAGACCGCATTGCCCTGGCTCTTCCCGATCAGATCGGGCGGGTGCTGCTCACCGAAGTGGAGACCGCCTTCAAATCTCGCGATGAAGGGGTCGAGGTGGTCAAGTGGCAGCTGAAGAACAGCCTGCCCACCGAGGCGCGCAACGTCCAGCTGGATTACCAGGTGCTCGAGCGGACCGAAAACGGCCGCTATCGGCTGATGGTGTCCCTGATGGTAAAAAGCGTGCTCCAGCAATACGAGGAGGCGCTGGCCGAGGCTGGCTACAACGCCGCCCTGATCGATTTCCACTCGGTCAACCTGTACAACTACTACCGCTCCAGGCTCGAATCGGGAGAGGATTTCATCCTGGTCGGGGTCGAGGGGAATTCGTTCAGCCTGCAGTATTACCATGGGCGGCTGCCGGTCTTTCACCGGACCAAGCGCATCGCTCTTGAACCGGGGAAGGTCTTTCAGGAAGTCAACCTCTCCTGCGCCGGATTTCGCGACAGCCAACCGGGCTTTGTCCGGGCGCCGGTTTACCTGCACACCGACTGGCCGGAGCGGGAGCCGCTGCTGGAGGCCCTGCGCTCGGCCTTCGAGCGCGATGTGGTGTTGCTCGATCCGCGGCTCGATCGCATGGCCAAAACCCCGCTGAACCTGGCGGCCGGAAGGGACATGGAGATTGTCGCCGCCGTCGGCGTAACCGAGCGACTGCTGTGA
- a CDS encoding GspE/PulE family protein: MQFERKKIGEILVEIGAITPAEVKLILERMKANGRTFGLTGVEEGFFSRELLAQALAAQFQLEYLELDGFVPDQQLINSLPTGMPLRYRFLPISRTSEGLEIAIGDPTDVATRESIELLLDTPLILRVAVENKITRILERGEGSKRVLEEVSEDFKLQLVKETDKGEEVLSIEKLTADTSPIIRLIDSTLYDALIKRASDIHIESALDGVIIKYRIDGVLYRATEPLDSRFQSPIISRIKVMSELDISERRIPQDGRFKVRVGGKSIDFRVSIMPSIFGEDAVIRILDKETIASDLKGLTLEALGFTQRELSRFRRMIREPYGMVLVTGPTGSGKTTTLYGALSEIHNEEEKIITIEDPVEYQLKGVVQIPVNEKKGLTFARGLRSILRHDPDKIMVGEIRDPETAQIAVQSALTGHLVFTTVHANNVFDVLGRFLHMGIDPYNFVSCLNCVAAQRLVRKICSHCKRPIKYGREELEESGLDYEQYRDHTFYEGAGCDECNGMGYHGRSAIVELLDLNDDIRELIVSKASVVQLKRAAREAGTMFLRESAVEKVLMGISTLKEINRVTFVEKVV; encoded by the coding sequence ATGCAATTCGAACGCAAGAAAATCGGCGAAATCCTGGTCGAAATCGGAGCCATCACCCCGGCCGAGGTCAAGTTGATCCTCGAAAGGATGAAGGCCAACGGCAGGACCTTCGGCCTCACCGGAGTCGAGGAGGGCTTCTTTTCCAGGGAGTTGCTCGCCCAGGCGCTGGCCGCCCAGTTTCAGCTCGAATACCTCGAACTGGACGGCTTCGTTCCCGATCAGCAGCTGATCAACTCCCTTCCTACAGGGATGCCGTTGCGCTATCGGTTTTTGCCGATCAGCCGAACCAGCGAGGGGCTCGAGATCGCCATCGGTGATCCCACCGACGTCGCCACCCGCGAAAGCATCGAGCTGCTGCTGGATACCCCGCTGATTCTGCGCGTTGCCGTGGAGAACAAGATTACCCGCATCCTCGAGCGGGGTGAAGGATCCAAGCGGGTGCTGGAGGAGGTCTCCGAGGATTTCAAGCTGCAGCTGGTCAAGGAGACCGACAAGGGCGAGGAAGTCCTCTCCATCGAAAAGCTCACCGCCGACACCAGCCCCATCATCCGCCTGATCGACTCGACCCTGTACGACGCCCTGATCAAGCGTGCCAGCGACATCCACATCGAGTCGGCCCTCGATGGGGTGATCATCAAATACCGCATCGACGGGGTGCTCTACCGCGCCACCGAACCCCTCGACAGCCGCTTCCAGAGCCCGATCATCTCGCGCATCAAGGTCATGAGCGAGTTGGACATCTCCGAGCGGCGCATCCCCCAGGACGGGCGCTTCAAGGTTCGCGTCGGTGGCAAGTCCATCGACTTTCGCGTTTCCATCATGCCGAGCATCTTCGGCGAGGATGCCGTCATCCGTATCCTCGACAAGGAAACCATCGCCTCGGACCTCAAGGGGCTGACCCTCGAGGCGCTCGGCTTCACCCAGCGCGAGCTCAGCCGCTTTCGGCGCATGATCCGCGAACCCTACGGGATGGTGCTGGTCACCGGCCCCACCGGCAGCGGCAAAACCACCACCCTCTATGGCGCCCTCTCGGAGATCCACAACGAGGAGGAGAAGATCATCACCATCGAGGATCCCGTCGAGTACCAGCTCAAGGGGGTGGTGCAGATCCCGGTCAACGAGAAAAAGGGCTTGACCTTTGCCCGCGGCCTGCGCTCTATTCTGCGCCACGACCCCGACAAGATCATGGTCGGCGAGATCCGCGACCCTGAAACCGCCCAGATCGCCGTGCAGTCGGCGCTGACCGGCCACCTGGTGTTCACCACGGTGCACGCCAACAACGTATTCGACGTGCTGGGGCGGTTTCTGCATATGGGGATCGATCCCTACAATTTCGTTTCCTGCCTCAACTGTGTCGCCGCCCAGCGCCTGGTGCGCAAGATCTGCTCCCACTGCAAGCGGCCGATCAAGTACGGGCGCGAAGAGCTCGAGGAGTCGGGCCTCGACTACGAGCAGTACCGGGACCACACCTTTTACGAGGGGGCCGGCTGCGACGAGTGCAACGGCATGGGCTACCACGGCCGCAGCGCCATTGTCGAACTGCTCGACCTCAACGACGACATCCGCGAACTGATCGTCAGCAAGGCTTCGGTGGTCCAGCTCAAGCGTGCCGCCCGGGAGGCCGGTACCATGTTTCTTCGGGAGTCCGCGGTGGAAAAGGTGCTGATGGGGATTTCGACCCTCAAGGAGATCAACCGGGTGACCTTCGTGGAAAAGGTGGTGTGA
- a CDS encoding type II secretion system F family protein yields MPSFRCKIGTADGRVVEKEFDAVNQDLLRESLEQQGFHVFQVKKLPFQFLRGTDLGRGTLAGRRFLSFNQELLVLLRSGLPILQVLDTIIERIEPGTLLEVLREIRQDVKGGSALSETFGKYPKTFPHLYVASIKAGERTGDLPVTLGRYILYQKRVEALKAKVRGAAFYPALLTIAVIGVLLFMLLYVVPSFTQIYTDANVQLPLMTRMLIAVAEGLTGSLPLTLPLLVAGLVGVRIFLRSERGGMLFDRLKLKAPFFGKLLIDYALSSFCRTFGTTLSSGIPAVQAMQMSRGTLNNRLLESRLTRAIQRVEEGTAISQALEQTGFFPSIALRMIGVGETGGSLAEMLGDVAEYYEDEVARRLDRLTTLIEPMMMMMMGLLIGGIVVAMYVPIFQLAGTVR; encoded by the coding sequence ATGCCCTCATTTCGCTGCAAAATCGGAACCGCTGACGGCCGGGTGGTCGAGAAGGAGTTCGACGCCGTCAATCAGGACCTGCTCCGGGAAAGCCTGGAGCAGCAGGGGTTCCATGTTTTTCAGGTAAAAAAGCTCCCCTTTCAGTTTCTGCGGGGGACGGACCTGGGGCGCGGGACGCTGGCTGGCCGCCGCTTTCTCTCCTTCAACCAGGAGCTGCTGGTTCTGCTGCGCTCGGGGCTGCCGATTCTGCAGGTGCTCGACACCATTATCGAGCGGATCGAGCCGGGAACCCTCCTCGAGGTGCTGCGGGAGATCCGCCAGGACGTCAAGGGCGGAAGCGCCCTTTCGGAGACTTTCGGCAAGTATCCCAAAACCTTCCCGCATCTGTACGTGGCCTCGATCAAGGCCGGGGAGCGAACCGGAGACCTGCCGGTCACCCTGGGGCGCTACATCCTTTACCAGAAACGGGTCGAGGCGCTCAAGGCCAAGGTGCGCGGCGCAGCTTTTTATCCCGCACTGTTGACGATTGCGGTGATCGGCGTACTGCTGTTCATGCTGCTCTACGTGGTGCCGAGTTTCACCCAGATCTACACCGATGCCAATGTACAGCTGCCGCTGATGACCCGCATGCTGATCGCGGTGGCTGAGGGACTGACCGGAAGCCTGCCGCTGACCCTGCCCCTGCTGGTGGCCGGCCTGGTGGGGGTTCGTATTTTTCTGCGTTCGGAGCGGGGCGGGATGCTGTTCGACCGGCTCAAGCTCAAGGCCCCCTTTTTCGGCAAGCTGCTGATCGATTACGCGCTGTCGAGCTTTTGCCGCACCTTCGGGACCACCCTCTCCAGCGGCATCCCCGCGGTCCAGGCCATGCAGATGTCCCGGGGGACCCTGAACAACCGGTTGCTCGAATCCCGCCTGACCCGGGCCATTCAAAGGGTTGAGGAGGGGACTGCGATCTCCCAGGCGCTCGAGCAGACCGGGTTTTTCCCCAGCATTGCCCTGCGGATGATCGGGGTCGGCGAGACGGGCGGCTCGCTCGCCGAGATGCTCGGGGATGTCGCCGAGTACTACGAGGACGAGGTGGCCCGGCGCCTGGATCGGCTGACCACCCTGATCGAGCCGATGATGATGATGATGATGGGCCTGCTCATCGGCGGGATTGTCGTTGCCATGTATGTGCCGATCTTTCAGCTGGCCGGCACGGTCCGCTAG
- a CDS encoding multiheme c-type cytochrome: MIRKILQLIAILAVSGAMIVAICPSSPAISRPSGGVLQGAHGDKELLPGSCRACHRGMAMKISGEENVCLDCHGDTARRQEMERRGMLKNASRLELANIHTDLRKAYAHPVLTTSGVHRQRETLPEEQVNAARHAECVDCHQPHVLDIGKPFRGISGKRVGNFIADIDKEYELCYRCHSSSANLPASSTNKHAEFKATNPSFHPVEAEGRNKYVISLKSPYVAEAEKPGDVSMISCSDCHGSDDPDGPRGPHGSRYRGLLNVNYEMTDGRPESEYAYGLCYKCHDRSSILGNESFPYHALHIEGRSAANLEGTSCFTCHDAHGSSRYQYLIRFNEEVVKANSADKLEFKAQGVASRHGSCLLTCHGVEHNPKSY; the protein is encoded by the coding sequence ATGATTAGGAAGATTTTGCAGCTGATAGCGATTTTAGCCGTTTCCGGGGCCATGATCGTGGCGATCTGCCCCTCATCCCCGGCGATCAGCAGACCCTCCGGCGGGGTGCTCCAGGGTGCCCATGGCGACAAAGAGCTGCTCCCCGGCAGCTGCCGGGCCTGCCACCGCGGCATGGCCATGAAAATCAGCGGCGAAGAGAATGTCTGTCTCGACTGCCACGGCGATACGGCGAGGCGCCAAGAGATGGAGCGGCGGGGCATGCTCAAAAACGCCAGCCGCCTCGAGTTGGCCAATATCCACACCGATCTGCGCAAGGCCTACGCCCACCCGGTGCTGACCACCAGCGGCGTCCACCGCCAGCGCGAGACGCTCCCCGAAGAGCAGGTCAACGCGGCCCGCCATGCCGAATGCGTCGATTGCCACCAGCCCCACGTGCTTGATATCGGCAAGCCCTTCCGCGGCATCTCCGGCAAGCGGGTCGGCAACTTCATCGCCGACATCGACAAAGAATACGAGCTTTGCTACCGCTGCCACTCGAGCAGCGCCAACCTGCCGGCCTCTTCCACCAACAAGCATGCCGAGTTCAAGGCGACCAACCCTTCCTTCCATCCGGTGGAGGCGGAGGGGCGCAACAAGTACGTGATCAGCCTCAAGTCGCCCTACGTCGCCGAGGCGGAGAAGCCGGGCGATGTATCGATGATCAGCTGCAGCGACTGCCACGGCAGCGACGACCCCGACGGCCCCCGCGGGCCCCATGGCTCCAGGTATCGGGGGTTGCTGAACGTCAATTACGAGATGACTGACGGGCGCCCCGAGAGCGAGTACGCCTACGGGCTCTGCTACAAGTGCCACGACCGCAGCAGTATCCTCGGCAACGAGAGCTTCCCCTACCACGCTCTGCACATCGAGGGGCGGAGTGCCGCCAATCTGGAGGGGACCTCCTGCTTTACCTGTCATGACGCTCACGGCAGTTCCCGCTACCAGTACCTGATCCGCTTCAACGAGGAGGTGGTCAAGGCCAATTCGGCCGACAAACTCGAATTCAAGGCCCAGGGGGTCGCCTCCCGCCACGGCTCCTGTCTGCTTACCTGCCACGGGGTCGAGCACAACCCGAAAAGCTATTAA
- a CDS encoding cytochrome C, translating to MVFLKKVSGALAIYLLLVGPVFAKPLRNVNASGVSTANGNLHDMSADNATNPVHADTETQVCIFCHTPHGASAQSALWNRGENAGAYPLYGNGTANIAIIDDPTASASSGYGANYPNGASRMCLSCHDGVTAVGNVLVGGAIDMVDIDDNPISTLADLPGADPLVDKKIVDLALSHPVSFRYDAAVRADINNYHTVAATGKSYGYDIVAGINTPLDAQDRMQCTTCHDPHNDNRAENASGLPFWRNPSAADPYLNVCDNCHAGGVIFGNSHNM from the coding sequence ATGGTTTTTCTAAAAAAGGTCTCCGGCGCCCTGGCAATCTACCTGTTGCTGGTCGGCCCGGTGTTTGCCAAGCCCCTGCGCAATGTCAACGCCTCTGGCGTCAGTACCGCCAACGGGAACCTGCACGACATGTCCGCGGACAACGCCACGAACCCGGTGCATGCCGATACCGAGACCCAGGTCTGCATCTTCTGCCACACCCCGCACGGGGCCTCCGCCCAGTCCGCCCTCTGGAACCGCGGCGAGAACGCCGGGGCCTATCCGCTGTATGGAAATGGGACCGCCAATATCGCCATTATCGATGATCCTACGGCCAGCGCCAGTTCGGGCTATGGCGCCAACTACCCCAACGGGGCCTCGCGGATGTGCCTTTCCTGCCACGACGGGGTGACGGCCGTCGGCAACGTGCTGGTCGGCGGGGCGATCGATATGGTCGATATCGACGATAACCCGATCAGTACCCTGGCCGACCTGCCGGGTGCCGACCCGCTGGTCGACAAGAAAATTGTCGATCTGGCCCTCTCCCATCCCGTCTCCTTCAGGTACGACGCGGCGGTGAGAGCCGATATCAACAACTATCATACCGTCGCGGCCACCGGGAAGTCCTATGGGTACGACATCGTCGCGGGCATCAACACCCCGCTCGATGCACAGGACCGGATGCAGTGCACCACCTGCCATGATCCCCATAACGACAACCGCGCGGAAAACGCCTCGGGCCTGCCTTTCTGGCGCAATCCTTCCGCAGCTGATCCCTACCTGAATGTCTGCGACAACTGTCATGCGGGCGGGGTGATCTTCGGCAACTCCCACAACATGTAG
- a CDS encoding SMP-30/gluconolactonase/LRE family protein has translation MRALAPLCRLFRLALLVMSALALVGCATGPLPELDWRDPAVDQVWPSPPETARLRYLRSLTGVGDFEGDSKGSRLFRWVTGEKKQGMPLVSPFAVAADGNGRVWVTDPGTGLINSFDLGRRRVEYWGQAGDQPFVSPAGIGFDPQQGTLYVSDPGLNKVFALDLDGELRGAFEPPGGFGRPAGLAVDASGSVYVADVLKGVVHVFNGRGEHQGALGSLLAATGRFNRPTGVALGRDGSVFVLDTMNFKVEVQNPDGTLVGGIGGSGDVPGALARPRGVAVDSEGHLYVSDAAFDNLQIFSREGQLLLFVGGNGDAPGFFNLPAGMFIDRQDHLYVVDSLNRRVQIFQYLAER, from the coding sequence GTGAGAGCGCTCGCGCCGCTTTGCCGGCTTTTCCGCCTGGCTCTGCTGGTGATGTCGGCACTTGCCCTCGTCGGCTGCGCAACGGGCCCTTTGCCGGAGCTGGACTGGAGGGATCCTGCCGTCGACCAGGTCTGGCCCTCTCCGCCGGAAACCGCTCGGCTCCGCTACCTGCGCAGCCTGACTGGGGTCGGCGATTTTGAGGGCGATTCGAAAGGCAGTCGGTTATTTCGCTGGGTGACCGGTGAAAAAAAGCAGGGGATGCCCCTGGTTTCGCCCTTTGCGGTGGCGGCCGACGGCAACGGCCGGGTCTGGGTCACTGATCCGGGAACCGGGCTGATTAATTCTTTCGACCTGGGTCGCCGCCGCGTCGAATACTGGGGCCAGGCCGGCGACCAGCCGTTTGTTTCTCCCGCTGGAATCGGGTTCGATCCGCAGCAGGGGACCCTCTATGTTTCGGATCCCGGCTTGAACAAGGTCTTCGCCCTGGATCTGGACGGGGAGTTGCGGGGGGCTTTCGAGCCGCCCGGGGGATTCGGGCGGCCCGCCGGCCTGGCGGTGGACGCTTCCGGAAGTGTCTACGTGGCCGATGTCTTGAAGGGGGTCGTGCATGTCTTCAATGGCCGGGGAGAACACCAGGGGGCGCTGGGGAGCCTGCTCGCCGCCACCGGACGGTTCAATCGGCCCACAGGCGTGGCGCTGGGCCGGGATGGCAGTGTATTCGTGCTGGACACGATGAATTTCAAGGTCGAAGTGCAAAATCCCGACGGCACCCTGGTCGGCGGGATCGGCGGCTCCGGCGATGTTCCCGGCGCCCTGGCCCGGCCGCGGGGGGTGGCGGTTGACTCGGAGGGGCATCTCTACGTTTCCGACGCCGCCTTCGACAACCTGCAGATATTCAGTCGCGAGGGGCAGCTTCTGCTTTTTGTGGGAGGCAATGGAGATGCTCCCGGGTTCTTCAACCTGCCGGCCGGAATGTTTATCGACCGACAGGACCACCTGTACGTGGTCGATTCGCTGAACCGCCGGGTACAGATTTTCCAATATCTCGCCGAGCGCTGA
- a CDS encoding peptidylprolyl isomerase, with amino-acid sequence MSLPKCRLLLTALVLLSVVSVALAQESAEGLVAKVGGVPVTRFELQQQVQKVLPMQVGFHGRLSEEKLAEIKQKALDELIEQAYKVQYAIREEIAVDNAAVQEALQPIIDKYGSEQGLQQALGKVSLQDFRAVLYRQLLAAKAEKLAIDDKVKVSDEEVAAFYRKHQEGYVRPRQFKASHILVKVNPSSNAEERAALKKRAEELAAKAKAGEDFYNLAYYNSDDRSKYVGGDLGYFHEGQTVAEFEAALKKLKAGEISDPVKTMYGFHIIKLVEVNESRQLGFEEVAGKIRQTLESGKRKELYEAWLAGLEKQYAVEKFNP; translated from the coding sequence ATGTCTTTGCCCAAGTGTCGCCTGCTTTTGACCGCCCTGGTTCTGCTTTCCGTCGTTTCCGTGGCTTTGGCCCAGGAGAGCGCGGAGGGGCTGGTCGCCAAAGTCGGCGGTGTGCCGGTCACCAGGTTTGAGCTGCAGCAGCAGGTCCAGAAAGTGCTCCCCATGCAGGTCGGTTTTCATGGCCGCCTGTCGGAGGAGAAGCTGGCGGAAATCAAGCAGAAGGCACTCGACGAACTGATCGAGCAGGCCTACAAGGTTCAATATGCCATCCGTGAGGAAATCGCCGTGGATAACGCGGCCGTCCAGGAGGCATTGCAGCCGATAATTGACAAATACGGCTCCGAACAGGGGTTGCAGCAGGCCCTTGGCAAGGTGAGCCTGCAGGACTTCAGGGCCGTCCTTTACAGACAACTGCTGGCCGCCAAGGCGGAAAAGCTCGCCATTGACGACAAGGTCAAGGTGAGCGATGAGGAGGTGGCCGCGTTTTACCGCAAGCACCAGGAGGGCTATGTACGGCCGCGGCAGTTCAAGGCCAGCCACATCCTGGTTAAGGTCAACCCCTCCTCCAACGCCGAGGAGCGCGCCGCGCTCAAGAAACGGGCCGAGGAACTTGCCGCCAAGGCCAAGGCGGGGGAGGATTTTTACAACCTGGCTTATTACAACTCCGACGATCGCAGCAAGTACGTTGGAGGGGATCTTGGCTACTTCCACGAGGGGCAGACCGTTGCCGAATTCGAGGCGGCCCTGAAGAAACTGAAGGCCGGAGAAATCTCCGACCCGGTGAAGACCATGTATGGTTTTCACATTATCAAGCTGGTCGAGGTCAACGAGTCCCGGCAGTTGGGCTTCGAGGAAGTGGCGGGGAAAATCCGCCAGACTCTTGAGTCGGGCAAGCGCAAGGAGCTCTACGAGGCGTGGCTGGCCGGGCTTGAAAAGCAGTATGCCGTGGAGAAATTCAACCCGTGA
- a CDS encoding HU family DNA-binding protein: protein MTKADLVNAMAEKAGLSKADAEKALKAFTDSVTDALKAGEKVALVGFGTFSVGERAARTGQNPQTGAKIQIAAAKSPKFKAGKALKDSVN, encoded by the coding sequence GTGACAAAAGCGGATCTTGTGAATGCAATGGCGGAGAAGGCGGGACTGAGCAAGGCCGATGCCGAGAAGGCTCTCAAAGCATTTACCGACTCCGTTACCGACGCTCTGAAAGCTGGTGAGAAGGTTGCTCTTGTCGGTTTCGGTACCTTCAGTGTTGGTGAGCGCGCCGCCCGCACCGGTCAGAATCCCCAGACTGGCGCCAAAATCCAGATCGCTGCGGCCAAAAGCCCCAAGTTCAAGGCTGGCAAGGCCCTCAAGGACTCCGTCAACTAA
- the lon gene encoding endopeptidase La, producing MTSDKEQDNPSAAVSGVRLYPLLPLRDIVIFPHMVTPLFVGRPRSINALEGAMEKDKLVFLATQKDAKVDEPLAEDIYEVGTVGQVIQMLKLPDGTVKVLIEGKTRGRIRAFSEQDEAFFVEAEELEDIAVASPEIEALIRTVVDTFENYASLGKKVPPEMVSSVSAMTDPGRLADTVIAHLSVRISEKQDILCQLAPRERLESLLALMEREVEILQIEKKIRSRVKSQMERSQKEYYLNEQMRAIQKELGEKDEFKQEIRDLEEKIEKRGMSKEAAEKARAELRKLKMMSPMSAEATVVRNYVDWLVSLPWKKGTRDRVDLDRAEAILEADHYGLEKVKERILEYLAVQALVKKIKGPILCLVGPPGVGKTSLGRSVARSLGRKFVRMSLGGVRDEAEIRGHRRTYIGAMPGKIVQGIRKVGVKNPVFLLDEIDKMSTDFRGDPSSALLEVLDPEQNGTFGDHFLDVEYDLSSVMFIATANTLFSIPRPLQDRMEIIRIEGYTEEEKLHISKRYLLPKQLEAHGLTAELVNFSEAGFYEIIRRYTREAGVRNLEREIANICRKLAREVVKAKDKNKSYSIGVAQVRKHLGVPRYSYGTMEEENRVGLATGLAWTEVGGELLNIETTILPGGGKLTITGKLGEVMRESAQAALSYVRSRWSELGLEKDFYPRLDIHIHVPEGAIPKDGPSAGITMATALASALTGRPVDRNLAMTGEITLRGRVLAIGGLKEKLLAAKRAGIQKVLIPKDNEKNLEEVPAQILKSLQVIPVAHVDEVLREALLGEVSAQPLPAGEDLVKEAEDSVRH from the coding sequence ATGACTTCAGACAAGGAACAAGACAACCCCAGCGCCGCAGTCTCTGGCGTCCGGCTTTATCCGCTGCTTCCACTCCGGGATATCGTTATCTTCCCGCACATGGTGACCCCTCTCTTCGTGGGGCGGCCACGCTCCATCAATGCCCTCGAGGGGGCGATGGAGAAGGACAAGCTGGTCTTTCTGGCGACCCAGAAGGATGCCAAGGTCGACGAGCCGCTTGCCGAGGATATCTACGAGGTCGGCACGGTCGGGCAGGTCATCCAGATGCTCAAGCTCCCCGATGGAACGGTCAAGGTTCTCATTGAGGGCAAGACCCGCGGCCGGATCAGGGCGTTTTCCGAGCAGGACGAGGCCTTTTTCGTCGAGGCGGAGGAGCTGGAGGATATCGCGGTGGCTTCGCCGGAAATCGAGGCCCTGATCCGCACGGTTGTCGACACCTTCGAGAACTACGCCAGCCTCGGTAAGAAAGTTCCCCCCGAAATGGTCTCCTCGGTATCGGCCATGACCGATCCCGGGAGGCTCGCCGACACGGTTATCGCCCACCTGAGTGTCCGTATCTCCGAGAAGCAGGATATCCTCTGCCAACTAGCCCCCCGGGAGCGCCTGGAGAGCCTGCTCGCGCTGATGGAGCGCGAGGTGGAGATCCTGCAGATCGAGAAGAAGATCCGCAGCCGGGTCAAGAGCCAGATGGAGCGCAGCCAGAAGGAGTACTATCTCAACGAGCAGATGCGCGCCATCCAGAAGGAGCTCGGCGAAAAAGACGAGTTCAAGCAGGAAATCCGCGATCTCGAAGAAAAGATCGAAAAACGCGGAATGTCCAAGGAGGCCGCCGAAAAGGCCCGCGCCGAACTGCGCAAGCTCAAGATGATGTCCCCCATGTCCGCGGAAGCCACGGTGGTGCGCAACTACGTGGACTGGCTGGTCTCGCTCCCCTGGAAAAAGGGGACCCGCGACCGGGTGGACCTCGATCGCGCCGAGGCGATTCTCGAGGCGGACCATTACGGCCTGGAAAAGGTCAAGGAGCGTATCCTCGAATACCTCGCGGTGCAGGCCCTGGTGAAAAAGATCAAGGGACCCATCCTCTGCCTGGTCGGTCCGCCGGGGGTCGGCAAGACCTCCCTCGGGCGCTCGGTCGCGCGGTCGCTGGGGAGGAAGTTCGTCCGCATGTCCCTCGGCGGAGTCCGGGACGAGGCGGAAATCCGCGGCCATCGGCGCACCTACATCGGCGCCATGCCGGGCAAGATCGTGCAGGGCATCCGCAAGGTCGGCGTGAAAAACCCGGTGTTCCTGCTGGACGAGATCGACAAGATGAGCACCGACTTTCGCGGGGACCCCTCCTCGGCCCTGCTCGAAGTCCTCGATCCGGAGCAGAATGGCACCTTTGGCGATCACTTTCTCGACGTGGAGTACGATCTCTCCAGCGTCATGTTCATCGCCACGGCGAACACCCTCTTCTCGATTCCCCGGCCCCTGCAGGATCGCATGGAGATCATCCGCATCGAGGGCTATACCGAGGAGGAAAAGCTCCACATCTCAAAGCGATATCTGCTGCCCAAGCAGCTGGAGGCCCACGGTCTGACTGCGGAGTTGGTCAACTTCTCCGAGGCGGGGTTCTACGAAATTATCCGCCGCTATACCCGCGAGGCTGGCGTTCGTAACCTGGAGAGGGAGATCGCGAACATCTGCCGCAAGTTGGCCCGCGAGGTGGTCAAGGCCAAGGACAAGAACAAGAGCTACAGCATTGGCGTGGCCCAGGTTCGCAAACACCTCGGGGTGCCGCGCTACTCCTACGGCACCATGGAGGAGGAGAACCGGGTCGGCCTGGCCACGGGGCTTGCCTGGACCGAGGTCGGCGGCGAACTGCTCAACATCGAGACCACCATCCTGCCTGGGGGTGGCAAGCTTACCATCACCGGCAAACTCGGCGAGGTCATGCGCGAGTCGGCTCAGGCCGCTTTGAGCTATGTGCGCTCCCGCTGGAGCGAACTGGGGCTGGAGAAGGATTTTTACCCCCGCCTGGATATTCACATCCATGTTCCCGAGGGGGCGATTCCCAAGGACGGCCCCTCGGCGGGTATCACCATGGCGACCGCCCTGGCCTCGGCCCTGACCGGCCGGCCGGTCGATCGCAACCTGGCCATGACCGGAGAGATTACCCTGCGCGGCCGGGTGCTGGCCATCGGCGGCCTGAAGGAAAAGCTGCTGGCGGCCAAGCGCGCTGGAATCCAGAAGGTGCTCATCCCCAAGGACAATGAAAAAAACCTCGAAGAGGTGCCGGCGCAGATCCTCAAGTCGCTGCAGGTCATCCCTGTCGCCCATGTCGACGAGGTGCTGCGCGAGGCCCTTTTGGGTGAGGTTTCCGCCCAACCGCTGCCTGCCGGAGAGGACCTGGTGAAAGAGGCGGAGGATTCGGTGCGCCATTAG